In Mycolicibacterium alvei, a single window of DNA contains:
- a CDS encoding NUDIX domain-containing protein, whose protein sequence is MRASVRQTATREVYRNSWLTLREDEIVRPDGSPGVYAVVDKTTYALVIPYDPDQNRFHLVEQFRYPLGLRRWEFPQGTAPEQIDLDPIALAHRELREETGLHAERMERLGQLDVAAGMSSQRGWVFLATGLTEGEHEREPEEQDMHSGWFSRGELDRMIRDGEITDAQSLAALTLLALRQGYA, encoded by the coding sequence CTGAGGGCCAGCGTGCGGCAGACCGCGACGCGCGAGGTATACCGGAACAGTTGGTTGACGCTGCGCGAGGACGAGATCGTCCGGCCCGACGGCAGCCCCGGTGTCTATGCGGTGGTGGACAAAACGACGTACGCCCTGGTGATTCCGTACGACCCCGATCAGAATCGGTTTCACCTGGTCGAGCAGTTCCGGTACCCGCTGGGGCTGCGCCGCTGGGAGTTCCCACAGGGCACCGCCCCCGAACAGATCGACCTCGACCCGATTGCCTTGGCGCACCGCGAGCTTCGCGAGGAGACCGGGCTGCACGCCGAGCGCATGGAACGCCTCGGCCAACTCGATGTGGCGGCCGGGATGAGCAGCCAACGGGGGTGGGTTTTCCTGGCGACCGGACTCACCGAGGGTGAGCACGAACGCGAGCCCGAGGAACAGGACATGCACAGCGGGTGGTTCTCCCGCGGGGAGTTGGACCGGATGATCCGGGACGGCGAGATCACCGATGCCCAGAGCCTGGCTGCTCTGACCCTGCTGGCGCTACGCCAGGGTTATGCCTGA
- a CDS encoding RNA-binding S4 domain-containing protein, which produces MSTVRVDSWIWAVRITKTRSAAAAACRGGHVRVNNVPAKPAQHVSPGDEVRVRLDGRERIVEVIRPIAKRVGAAIASECMIDRSPPPPPREMVAAVPVRDRGAGRPTKRERRQLDQLRGF; this is translated from the coding sequence GTGAGCACCGTCCGCGTCGACAGCTGGATCTGGGCCGTGCGTATCACCAAGACCCGGTCTGCGGCGGCGGCCGCCTGCCGCGGCGGGCACGTCCGGGTCAACAACGTGCCGGCCAAACCGGCCCAACACGTGAGTCCCGGCGACGAGGTGCGGGTTCGGCTGGACGGACGGGAACGGATCGTGGAGGTCATCCGCCCGATCGCCAAGAGAGTCGGTGCCGCCATCGCATCGGAGTGCATGATCGACCGCAGCCCGCCACCGCCGCCCAGGGAAATGGTGGCCGCGGTACCCGTTCGTGACAGAGGGGCCGGTCGGCCGACGAAACGTGAACGGCGACAACTGGATCAATTGCGCGGCTTCTGA
- a CDS encoding ABC-F family ATP-binding cassette domain-containing protein codes for MSIVCSHLSFSWPDDVALFSDLSFSIGPGRTGLVAPNGAGKSTLLKLIASEYRPSSGSVTVDGGIGYLPQSLPFTADLTVAAVLGIAPVLDALAALADGDAGEEVFTTIGDDWDIEERSRAQLDRLGLDGLVLNRRLGTLSGGEVVSLGLAAQLLKRPGVLLLDEPTNNLDSEARQRLYDALDAYSGCLLVVSHDRVLLDRMDQIAELYRGEIVFYGGNFTAYRETVEAAQAVAEGNIRNAEQQLKREKRQMQEARERAARRSSTAARNLKDAGLPKIVAGKLKRDAQESAARADDVHARRVDDARTRLDEAERALRDALVIALDLPDTVLPAGRTVFAGDGLQISRGGRKLFADDGIDLAIRGPERIALTGPNGAGKSTLLRIIDGTLEPDSGTVERADGRIASLSQRLDLLAEDRTVAESLAAAAPSLSHTRRMHLLAQFLFRGDRIHLPVAALSGGERLRATLACVLYAEPAPHLLLLDEPTNNLDLVSVGQLESALNAYQGAFVVVSHDERFLAAIGIDRWLRLDGGELVVTGAAD; via the coding sequence ATGTCTATTGTCTGTTCCCATTTGTCGTTCTCCTGGCCCGATGACGTCGCGCTGTTCTCGGATCTGTCGTTCTCCATAGGACCCGGCCGCACCGGCCTGGTGGCCCCCAACGGCGCCGGAAAGAGCACGCTGCTCAAACTGATCGCCAGCGAGTATCGACCCTCATCGGGCTCGGTGACGGTCGACGGTGGCATCGGCTATCTGCCCCAAAGCCTGCCGTTCACAGCCGATCTCACTGTCGCGGCGGTGTTAGGAATCGCTCCGGTGCTCGATGCATTGGCAGCCCTGGCCGATGGTGACGCCGGCGAGGAGGTGTTCACCACCATCGGCGACGACTGGGACATCGAGGAACGCTCGCGCGCCCAGTTGGACCGGCTCGGTCTCGATGGCCTGGTCCTGAACCGCCGGTTGGGCACCTTGTCCGGCGGGGAAGTGGTGTCCCTGGGCTTGGCGGCCCAACTGCTCAAGCGGCCCGGTGTGCTGCTCCTCGACGAGCCCACCAACAATCTGGACAGCGAGGCCCGGCAGCGCCTGTACGACGCGCTCGACGCCTATTCCGGGTGCCTGCTGGTGGTCAGCCATGACCGGGTGCTGCTGGACCGGATGGATCAGATCGCCGAACTGTACCGCGGCGAAATCGTCTTCTATGGAGGAAATTTCACTGCCTATCGGGAGACCGTGGAGGCTGCGCAGGCAGTGGCCGAGGGCAATATCCGCAACGCCGAACAACAGCTCAAGCGGGAGAAACGCCAGATGCAGGAGGCCCGCGAGCGGGCCGCCCGCCGCTCATCGACGGCGGCGCGCAACCTCAAGGACGCGGGGCTGCCGAAGATCGTGGCGGGCAAGCTGAAACGCGATGCCCAGGAATCGGCCGCCCGCGCCGACGACGTACACGCCCGGCGGGTCGACGATGCCCGGACCCGGCTCGACGAAGCCGAACGAGCCTTGCGCGATGCCTTGGTGATTGCGCTGGATCTGCCCGACACCGTGCTGCCCGCCGGGCGCACGGTGTTCGCCGGAGACGGCTTGCAGATCAGCCGCGGCGGCCGGAAACTGTTCGCCGACGACGGGATCGACCTCGCCATCCGCGGGCCGGAACGTATCGCCCTGACCGGTCCCAACGGAGCCGGCAAGTCGACACTCTTACGCATTATCGACGGCACGCTGGAACCAGACTCGGGGACGGTGGAACGGGCCGACGGTCGCATCGCCTCACTGTCGCAGCGGCTCGACCTGCTGGCTGAGGACCGCACCGTGGCCGAGAGCCTGGCGGCCGCCGCCCCGAGCCTGTCGCACACCCGGCGTATGCATCTGTTGGCACAGTTCCTGTTTCGCGGCGACCGCATCCACCTGCCGGTCGCGGCGTTGTCGGGCGGGGAGCGGCTGCGGGCGACGCTGGCCTGTGTGCTCTACGCCGAACCCGCACCCCACCTACTGCTGTTGGACGAGCCGACCAACAACCTCGATCTGGTCAGCGTCGGGCAACTGGAGTCTGCGCTGAACGCCTACCAGGGTGCGTTTGTGGTGGTGAGCCACGACGAACGCTTCCTGGCGGCCATCGGTATCGACCGGTGGCTACGGCTGGACGGCGGAGAGCTGGTAGTTACAGGCGCCGCGGATTGA
- the dapE gene encoding succinyl-diaminopimelate desuccinylase translates to MGLDLRADPIALTAALVDIPSESRHEQRIADEIEAALRAQAPWFEVIRNGDAVLARTHLGRPSRVMLAGHIDTVPAADNLPSHIKNGEMWGCGTSDMKSGDAVFLHLAATIAEPSHDITLVMYDCEEIESSANGLGRIERELPDWLQADVAILGEPSGGFIEAGCQGTIRVVVGATGTRAHSARSWLGDNAVHKLGAVLDRLTKYQPRNVDIDGCVYREGLSAVRIDGGIAGNVIPDSASVTVNFRFAPDRSVEQAVAHVHEVFDGLDITIDLTDAAAGALPGLAKPAAAALVAAAGGQVRAKYGWTDVARFAALGIPAVNYGPGDPNLAHKVDERVDVAAITATTDMLRRYLT, encoded by the coding sequence ATGGGGCTAGACCTGCGAGCCGATCCGATCGCGCTGACCGCTGCCTTGGTGGACATCCCCAGCGAGTCACGTCACGAGCAACGCATCGCCGACGAGATCGAAGCTGCGCTGCGCGCACAGGCGCCGTGGTTCGAGGTGATCCGCAACGGCGATGCGGTGCTGGCCCGCACCCACCTGGGCCGCCCGTCGCGGGTGATGCTGGCCGGGCACATCGACACCGTGCCCGCCGCCGACAACCTGCCCAGTCACATCAAGAACGGCGAGATGTGGGGTTGTGGGACCTCGGATATGAAGTCGGGTGACGCGGTGTTCCTGCACCTGGCCGCCACGATCGCCGAGCCCAGCCACGACATCACCTTGGTGATGTACGACTGCGAGGAAATCGAGTCCAGCGCCAACGGGCTCGGCCGCATCGAACGCGAGCTGCCGGACTGGCTACAGGCCGACGTCGCGATCCTCGGCGAACCTTCCGGTGGCTTCATCGAGGCGGGCTGCCAGGGCACCATCCGTGTCGTCGTCGGCGCCACCGGCACGCGTGCGCATTCAGCCCGATCGTGGCTGGGCGACAACGCTGTTCACAAGCTCGGTGCTGTGCTGGACCGGCTCACCAAGTATCAGCCCCGCAACGTCGACATCGACGGCTGCGTATATCGGGAAGGGCTGTCGGCGGTCCGTATCGACGGTGGCATCGCCGGCAACGTCATCCCCGATTCCGCATCGGTGACCGTCAACTTCCGCTTCGCGCCCGACCGCAGCGTCGAACAGGCCGTCGCCCACGTGCACGAGGTGTTCGACGGGCTCGACATCACCATTGACCTGACCGACGCCGCCGCAGGTGCCCTGCCGGGACTGGCCAAACCCGCCGCGGCCGCGTTGGTGGCCGCCGCCGGAGGACAGGTTCGCGCCAAGTACGGGTGGACTGACGTGGCGCGGTTCGCTGCGCTGGGAATCCCCGCCGTCAACTACGGGCCGGGTGACCCCAACCTCGCGCACAAGGTCGACGAACGGGTCGACGTCGCCGCGATCACCGCCACCACCGACATGCTGCGGCGCTACCTGACGTGA
- the dapD gene encoding 2,3,4,5-tetrahydropyridine-2,6-dicarboxylate N-succinyltransferase has protein sequence MTAASGVGLATITADGTVLDTWFPAPELSASGEAGTVKLIGDDIPAEFAGLTGPDADRGVEVVAVRTTIASLEDKPADAHDAYLRLHLLSHRLVAPHGANMDGIFGLLTNVVWTSFGPCAVEGFETVRARLRRRGAVAVYGVDKFPRMVDYVLPSGVRIADADRVRLGAHLAAGTTVMHEGFVNFNAGTLGTSMVEGRISAGVVVDDGSDIGGGASIMGTLSGGGKEVISVGKRCLLGANAGLGISLGDDCVIEAGLYVTGGTKITITDGGQTATTIKAVELSGANNLLFRRNSLSGAVEVVKRDGTGITLNEALHAN, from the coding sequence GTGACTGCAGCATCTGGCGTAGGCCTGGCCACCATCACCGCCGACGGGACCGTCCTGGACACCTGGTTTCCCGCCCCCGAACTGAGCGCCTCCGGCGAGGCCGGCACGGTGAAGCTCATCGGCGATGACATCCCCGCCGAGTTCGCGGGTCTGACCGGCCCCGATGCCGACCGCGGTGTCGAGGTGGTCGCAGTTCGCACCACGATCGCCTCGCTCGAGGACAAGCCTGCCGACGCGCATGACGCCTACCTGCGGCTGCACCTGCTCTCGCACCGACTGGTGGCCCCGCACGGCGCCAATATGGACGGCATCTTCGGGCTGCTGACCAATGTGGTGTGGACGAGCTTCGGTCCGTGCGCGGTCGAGGGCTTCGAGACGGTGCGAGCGCGGTTGCGTCGTCGCGGCGCGGTCGCGGTCTACGGCGTGGACAAGTTCCCCCGCATGGTCGACTACGTGCTGCCGTCGGGTGTCCGTATCGCCGACGCCGACCGGGTCCGCCTCGGTGCACACTTGGCCGCGGGTACGACGGTCATGCACGAGGGCTTCGTGAACTTCAATGCCGGCACCCTGGGCACCTCGATGGTGGAAGGCCGCATCTCGGCGGGTGTGGTGGTCGACGACGGCTCCGACATCGGTGGCGGCGCGTCGATCATGGGCACGCTGTCCGGTGGCGGCAAAGAGGTGATCTCGGTGGGCAAGCGCTGCCTGCTGGGCGCCAACGCCGGTCTGGGCATCTCGCTGGGAGACGACTGCGTGATCGAGGCCGGGCTCTATGTCACCGGCGGCACCAAGATCACGATCACTGACGGCGGCCAGACTGCCACCACCATCAAGGCCGTCGAGCTGTCCGGCGCCAACAACCTGCTGTTCCGCCGCAACTCGCTCTCGGGCGCAGTCGAGGTAGTCAAGCGCGACGGCACCGGCATCACGCTCAACGAGGCACTGCACGCCAACTAG
- a CDS encoding acyl-CoA synthetase, with protein sequence MLLASLNPAAVAAGAELDDAVSIDGAVLSRSDLVGAATSVAERVAVAQRVAVLATPTPTTVLAIIGCLIAGVPVVPVPADVGTAERRHLLADSGAQAWLGERPVETEGLPHIPVRLHARSWHRYPEPPPNSTAIIMYTSGTTGAPKGVPISRQAIADDIDALAAAWQWTAADTLVHGLPLFHVHGLVLGLLGSLRIGNRFVHTGKPTPAAYAQAQGTLYFGVPTVWSRVVKDLDSALALSTARLLVSGSAPLPVPVFDELVRLTGHAPVERYGSTESLITLSTRVDGERRPGWVGLPLAGVQTRLVDDDGAPVPHDGETIGRLQIKGPMVFDGYLDRPEATADAFDPDGWYRTGDVAVIDADGMHRIVGRESVDLIKSGGYRIGAGEIETALLGHDGVDEVAVVGVADEDLGQRIVAFVVGNAAPDSLIEFVAQQLSAHKRPREVRLVDSLPRNAMGKVMKKELAQRG encoded by the coding sequence GTGTTGCTGGCCTCCCTGAACCCCGCGGCCGTCGCCGCCGGCGCCGAACTCGACGACGCTGTTTCCATCGACGGTGCGGTACTGAGCCGCAGTGATCTCGTCGGCGCCGCCACCTCGGTGGCCGAACGGGTGGCCGTCGCGCAACGCGTCGCCGTCCTGGCGACCCCGACCCCGACGACGGTCCTCGCGATCATCGGGTGCCTGATCGCCGGCGTGCCGGTGGTCCCGGTACCGGCCGACGTCGGCACGGCAGAGCGTCGTCATCTCCTCGCCGACTCGGGCGCCCAGGCCTGGCTGGGGGAGCGGCCCGTGGAGACCGAGGGGCTGCCGCACATCCCGGTGCGGCTGCACGCCCGGTCCTGGCACCGATACCCCGAGCCGCCACCGAATTCGACCGCCATCATCATGTACACCTCCGGCACCACCGGAGCGCCCAAGGGCGTGCCGATCAGCCGTCAGGCCATCGCCGACGACATCGATGCGCTGGCCGCGGCCTGGCAGTGGACCGCCGCCGACACTCTGGTGCACGGGTTGCCCTTGTTCCACGTGCACGGCCTGGTGCTGGGCCTGCTCGGCTCGCTGCGGATCGGAAACCGCTTCGTGCACACCGGAAAGCCGACACCTGCCGCGTATGCGCAGGCACAGGGCACGCTGTATTTCGGGGTGCCCACCGTGTGGTCGCGCGTGGTGAAGGATCTGGACTCGGCGCTGGCGCTGTCCACCGCGCGGTTGCTGGTCTCCGGCAGCGCACCGCTACCGGTGCCGGTGTTCGACGAGCTGGTGCGGCTGACCGGGCACGCCCCGGTGGAGCGCTACGGCAGCACCGAATCGCTGATCACCCTTTCCACCCGGGTCGACGGTGAGCGCAGGCCCGGATGGGTTGGGCTGCCGCTGGCCGGGGTGCAGACGAGGCTCGTCGACGACGACGGCGCACCGGTGCCGCACGACGGCGAAACCATCGGGCGGCTACAGATCAAGGGCCCCATGGTGTTCGACGGCTACCTCGACCGGCCCGAGGCCACCGCCGACGCGTTCGATCCCGACGGCTGGTACCGCACCGGCGACGTCGCGGTGATCGACGCCGACGGGATGCACCGCATCGTCGGACGCGAGTCGGTGGACCTGATCAAGTCCGGCGGATACCGCATCGGAGCCGGTGAGATCGAGACCGCGCTGCTGGGTCATGACGGCGTCGACGAGGTGGCCGTGGTCGGGGTGGCCGACGAAGATCTCGGGCAGCGCATCGTCGCATTCGTCGTCGGTAATGCCGCCCCCGACAGTCTCATCGAGTTCGTCGCCCAACAACTTTCGGCACACAAACGGCCCCGCGAAGTCCGGTTGGTCGACAGCCTGCCTCGCAACGCGATGGGCAAGGTGATGAAGAAGGAACTGGCCCAACGGGGCTGA
- the pruA gene encoding L-glutamate gamma-semialdehyde dehydrogenase: MDAITDVPAPANEPVHDYAPGSGERARLITALGELTGAPIDLPHVIGGKHMMGNGARIDVVQPHCHSARLGTLTNAERSDAGAAIDAALAAKHEWAAMPFDERAAVFLRAADLLSGPWREKIAAATMLGQSKTAYQAEIDAPCELIDFWRFNVEFARQILAQQPISSPGVWNRTDHRPLEGFVYAITPFNFTAIAGNLPTAPALMGNTVVWKPSPTQTFAAYLTMQLLEAAGLPPGVINLVTGDGIAVSDVALADPHLAGIHFTGSTATFQHLWREVGANIERYHTYPRLVGETGGKDFVVAHASARPDVLRTALIRGAFDYQGQKCSAASRAFIPRSVWHEMGDDFLSATSDLKYGDVTDLTNYGGAVIDERAFAKNVAAIERAKGTAGVTIAAGGEYDDSEGYFVRPTVLLSDDPTDEAFSTEYFGPILAVHVYPDGEYERILDVVDTGARYALTGAVIADDRAAVLTAQDRLRNAAGNFYVNDKPTGAVVGQQPFGGSRASGTNDKAGSALNLLRWTSARSIKETFVPPTNHTYPHMEA; the protein is encoded by the coding sequence ATGGATGCCATCACCGACGTGCCCGCGCCGGCCAACGAGCCGGTCCACGACTACGCACCGGGCTCGGGCGAACGCGCCCGGCTCATCACCGCGCTCGGCGAACTGACCGGCGCCCCGATCGACCTGCCGCACGTCATCGGCGGCAAACACATGATGGGCAACGGCGCACGGATTGACGTCGTGCAGCCGCATTGCCACAGCGCGCGGCTGGGCACGCTGACCAACGCCGAACGCTCCGACGCCGGCGCGGCCATCGACGCCGCCCTGGCCGCCAAACACGAGTGGGCGGCGATGCCGTTCGACGAACGCGCCGCGGTGTTCCTGCGCGCGGCCGACCTGTTGTCCGGACCGTGGCGGGAGAAGATCGCCGCGGCCACGATGCTCGGCCAGTCCAAGACCGCCTACCAGGCCGAGATCGACGCCCCCTGCGAGCTGATCGACTTCTGGCGGTTCAACGTCGAGTTCGCCCGCCAGATCCTGGCTCAGCAGCCGATCAGCAGCCCCGGGGTGTGGAACCGCACCGACCACCGGCCGCTCGAGGGTTTCGTCTACGCCATCACGCCGTTCAACTTCACCGCGATCGCCGGTAACCTGCCCACCGCGCCCGCACTGATGGGCAACACCGTGGTGTGGAAACCTTCACCCACCCAGACTTTCGCGGCCTACCTGACCATGCAGCTGCTGGAGGCCGCCGGGCTGCCGCCCGGGGTGATCAACCTGGTGACCGGTGACGGGATCGCGGTTTCCGATGTGGCGCTGGCCGATCCGCACCTGGCCGGTATCCACTTCACCGGGTCGACCGCCACGTTCCAGCACCTGTGGCGCGAGGTCGGCGCGAATATCGAGCGCTACCACACGTATCCACGGTTGGTCGGCGAGACCGGCGGCAAGGACTTCGTCGTCGCGCACGCTTCGGCCCGCCCGGATGTGCTGCGCACCGCCCTGATCCGCGGCGCCTTCGACTATCAGGGACAGAAGTGCTCAGCGGCCTCGCGGGCCTTCATTCCGCGGTCGGTGTGGCACGAGATGGGCGACGACTTCCTCTCGGCCACATCGGACCTCAAGTACGGCGATGTCACCGACCTGACCAACTACGGCGGGGCCGTGATTGACGAACGCGCCTTCGCCAAGAACGTCGCGGCAATCGAACGGGCCAAAGGCACCGCGGGCGTCACCATCGCGGCCGGCGGCGAATACGACGACAGCGAGGGCTATTTCGTGCGGCCCACCGTCCTGCTGTCCGACGACCCGACGGACGAAGCCTTCTCCACGGAGTACTTCGGCCCGATCCTCGCCGTGCACGTCTACCCGGACGGGGAGTACGAACGCATCCTCGACGTCGTGGATACCGGGGCTCGTTACGCTCTGACCGGCGCGGTGATCGCCGACGATCGCGCCGCCGTGCTCACCGCGCAGGATCGGCTGCGGAACGCGGCAGGCAATTTCTACGTCAACGACAAACCGACCGGCGCGGTCGTCGGTCAGCAGCCGTTCGGCGGATCCCGCGCCTCGGGCACCAACGACAAGGCCGGCTCGGCGCTGAACCTGTTGCGCTGGACCTCGGCCCGCTCCATCAAGGAGACGTTCGTGCCGCCCACCAACCACACCTACCCGCACATGGAGGCCTGA
- a CDS encoding proline dehydrogenase family protein codes for MGVFQRVARPTILAASHSPRLRHTAERLPITRKVVDRFVAGETVPDALDTVGALRDSGRFVTVDYLGEDTTSNEDAERTVQAYLTLLDGLAHRGDVDAAVSPLEVSLKLSALGQALPRDGEKIAYENAHTICAKARDVGAWVTVDAEDHTTTDSTLSIVCDLRTEFDWLGTVLQAYLHRTEADCRESASGARIRLCKGAYDEPASVAYRDAEEVTDSYLRCLRVLMAGSGYPMVASHDPEIIDAVPALAAEFGRGVNGFEYQMLYNIRDAEQRRLAEAGNHVRVYVPFGNEWYGYFVRRLAERPANLMFFLRALAERR; via the coding sequence ATGGGCGTGTTCCAGCGGGTTGCGCGCCCCACGATCCTGGCCGCGTCGCACTCGCCGCGGCTACGTCACACGGCCGAACGTCTCCCGATCACCCGCAAGGTGGTCGACCGCTTCGTTGCAGGGGAGACCGTGCCCGACGCGCTCGACACCGTCGGCGCGCTGCGGGATTCGGGCCGCTTCGTCACCGTCGACTACCTCGGTGAGGACACCACGAGCAATGAGGACGCCGAACGCACCGTGCAGGCCTACCTGACCCTGCTCGACGGGTTGGCGCACCGCGGTGACGTTGATGCAGCGGTGAGTCCGCTGGAAGTGTCACTCAAGCTCTCGGCGCTCGGGCAGGCACTGCCGCGCGATGGTGAGAAGATCGCCTACGAGAACGCGCACACGATCTGCGCCAAGGCCCGTGACGTGGGGGCCTGGGTGACGGTGGACGCCGAGGACCACACCACCACGGACTCGACGCTGTCGATCGTGTGTGACCTGCGTACCGAATTCGACTGGCTGGGCACCGTTCTGCAGGCCTACCTGCACCGTACCGAGGCTGACTGTCGCGAGTCCGCATCTGGAGCCCGGATCAGGCTGTGTAAGGGCGCCTACGACGAACCCGCCTCGGTGGCCTACCGTGACGCCGAGGAGGTCACCGACTCCTACCTGCGCTGCCTGCGGGTGCTGATGGCCGGGTCGGGTTATCCGATGGTGGCCTCGCACGACCCGGAGATCATCGACGCGGTGCCGGCACTGGCCGCTGAATTCGGCCGAGGTGTAAACGGTTTCGAGTACCAGATGCTCTACAACATCCGCGACGCCGAACAACGCCGGCTCGCCGAGGCCGGTAACCATGTGCGCGTGTACGTCCCGTTCGGCAACGAGTGGTACGGCTACTTCGTGCGGCGATTGGCCGAGCGCCCGGCCAACCTGATGTTCTTCCTGCGTGCTCTGGCCGAACGACGCTGA
- a CDS encoding helix-turn-helix domain-containing protein, giving the protein MRTTGVSLGQLLLALDATLVRLVQAPRGLDLPVASAALIDSDDVRLGLAPSAGAADVFFLLGVSENDALRWVEQQSVRRAPTAIFMKEPSAAVVSRAVAAGTAVVAVDPRARWERLYRLVNHVFEHHGDGALHDSGTDLFGLAQSVAERTHGMVSIEDAQSHVLAYSASSDEADELRRLSILGRAGPPEHLAWIAQWGIFDALRSRPEAVRVAERPELGLRPRLAIGIFAPAPDERRAPAFVGTIWVQQGGRPLAEDSEDVLRGAAVLAARIMARLAAAPSTHAVRVQELLGLRESDEASDTELIARELGVAVDGRAAVIGFDSHAAGTRLADVLALSASAFRHDAQLASAGSRVYVLFPSTGKAVTSWVRGTVAALRAELGLELRAVVASPVAGLSGAAGARVDVDRVLDTAERHPGTLAAVTSLAEARTTVLLDEIVTAIAADERLIDPRVQTLRADEPVLAETLGVYLDCFGDVATAAQHLHVHPNTVRYRIRRVEQLLGASLNDADVRLLLALSLRATA; this is encoded by the coding sequence ATGCGGACGACGGGTGTCAGCCTGGGCCAACTGCTGTTGGCGCTGGACGCCACGCTGGTCCGGCTGGTGCAGGCACCACGCGGCCTGGACCTGCCGGTGGCCTCGGCCGCGCTGATCGATTCCGACGATGTGCGACTGGGCCTGGCGCCGTCCGCGGGGGCCGCCGACGTGTTCTTCCTGCTCGGCGTCTCCGAGAACGACGCGCTGCGCTGGGTCGAGCAGCAGAGTGTGCGCCGCGCACCCACGGCGATCTTCATGAAGGAACCGTCGGCGGCAGTGGTCAGCCGCGCGGTGGCCGCGGGCACCGCGGTGGTGGCCGTCGACCCGAGGGCCCGCTGGGAGCGGCTGTACCGGTTGGTCAACCACGTCTTCGAACACCACGGTGACGGCGCCCTGCACGATTCGGGCACCGACCTGTTCGGCCTGGCCCAGTCCGTGGCCGAACGCACGCACGGCATGGTCAGCATCGAGGACGCCCAGTCACACGTGCTGGCGTACTCGGCCTCCAGCGACGAGGCCGACGAGTTGCGGCGGTTGTCGATCCTCGGGCGGGCCGGGCCACCGGAGCATCTGGCCTGGATCGCGCAGTGGGGCATCTTCGATGCGCTGCGCTCCCGGCCGGAGGCGGTGCGGGTGGCCGAGCGCCCCGAACTGGGGTTGCGCCCCCGGCTGGCGATCGGCATTTTCGCGCCCGCGCCCGACGAGCGCCGGGCCCCCGCCTTCGTCGGCACGATCTGGGTGCAGCAGGGCGGCCGCCCGCTCGCCGAGGATTCCGAGGACGTGCTGCGCGGGGCCGCGGTGCTGGCCGCACGCATCATGGCCCGGCTGGCGGCGGCGCCGTCGACGCATGCCGTGCGGGTGCAGGAACTGCTGGGCTTGCGAGAGTCAGATGAGGCGTCCGATACCGAGCTGATCGCCCGGGAACTCGGGGTCGCCGTGGACGGTCGAGCCGCGGTGATCGGGTTCGACAGCCACGCCGCAGGTACCCGATTGGCCGACGTTCTGGCATTGAGCGCCAGCGCTTTTCGTCACGACGCGCAGCTGGCGTCGGCGGGGTCCCGGGTCTACGTGTTGTTCCCCAGCACCGGTAAGGCGGTGACGTCGTGGGTGCGGGGCACGGTGGCGGCGCTGCGCGCCGAGCTGGGGCTGGAGTTGCGTGCGGTGGTCGCCAGTCCGGTGGCCGGGTTGTCCGGTGCGGCCGGCGCCCGCGTCGATGTGGACCGGGTGCTCGACACCGCCGAACGCCACCCCGGGACACTGGCCGCAGTCACCTCACTGGCCGAGGCGCGCACCACGGTGCTACTCGACGAGATCGTCACCGCGATCGCCGCCGACGAGCGGTTGATCGACCCACGGGTGCAGACCCTGCGGGCCGACGAGCCGGTACTGGCCGAAACCCTGGGCGTGTACCTGGACTGCTTCGGTGATGTCGCCACGGCCGCCCAGCACCTGCACGTGCATCCCAACACCGTGCGCTACCGGATCCGCCGGGTCGAGCAATTGTTGGGAGCCTCGCTCAACGATGCCGATGTCCGGTTGCTACTCGCGTTGAGTCTGCGCGCGACGGCGTGA